The following proteins are co-located in the Pyricularia oryzae 70-15 chromosome 1, whole genome shotgun sequence genome:
- a CDS encoding 40S ribosomal protein S5, with product MSDNGEIEVEAVSGYQVLPKDVVAEIGSIKLFNKWSYEDVEIRDISLTDYIQIRSPVYIPHSAGRYAVKRFRKANCPIIERLTNSLMMHGRNNGKKLMAVRIVAHAFEIIHLMTDQNPIQIAVDAIVNCGPREDSTRIGSAGTVRRQAVDVSPLRRVNQAISLLTTGAREASFRNVKSIAECLAEELINAAKGSSNSYAIKKKDELERVAKSNR from the exons ATGTCTGACAACGGAGAAATCGAGGTCGAGGCCGTCTCGGGCTACCAGGTCCTGCCCAAGGATGTTGTCGCCGAGATTGGCAGCATCAAGCTCTTCAACAAGTGGAGCTATGAGGACGTCGAGATTCGCGACATCTCATTGAC AGACTACATCCAGATCCGGTCACCGGTCTACATCCCCCACTCGGCTGGCCGTTATGCCGTCAAGCGCTTCCGCAAGGCCAACTGCCCCATCATTGAGCGTCTTACCAACTCTCTGATGATGCACGGCCGCAACAacggcaagaagctgatggcTGTCCGCATTGTCGCACACGCCTTTGAGATT ATCCACCTCATGACCGACCAGAACCCCATCCAGATTGCCGTTGACGCCATTGTCAACTGCGGCCCTCGCGAAGACAGCACCCGTATCGGCAGCGCTGGAACCGTCCGTAGGCAAGCCGTTGATGTTTCGCCTCTGCGCCGTGTCAACCAGGCCATCTCCCTCCTGACCACTGGTGCCCGCGAGGCCTCTTTCCGCAACGTCAAGTCCATCGCTGAGTGCTTGGCTGAGGAGTTGATCAACGCCGCCAAGGGCAGCAGCAACTCGTATGCgatcaagaagaaggacgagTTGGAGCGTGTGGCAAAGAGCAACCGTTAA
- a CDS encoding MFS transporter has product MAAVSDPRELSKPPQTEEVDMEKDTIASGKAGSINDAEIIPNDASGLFNIDKQSERALVWKLDLRLLPVLSIMYLFNSLDKSNLGNAKTNGLEKSLGLEGNQYNILLSVFFIPYVLTAPFLGIAGKKWGPSRVLPIMMFCFGTATLLVVVCHNFGGLFALRWFLGMSESAFFPLVIYYQTMFYRRGELARRLAIFYAAQSIASAFGGLLSFGVFQIKGGALESWRYLFVIEGACTILFSIFAYWYLPRSAGEARFLNPDERQLAYHRIQMDSSSVVNEELNIRDSLKIFKHWTSWLILAIQMCLGVPLQSVQLFLPQIVQRLGFGPAKTNLYTVAPNVTGAVMLLVLAFASDYTRLRFPFVALGFLFTFIGMAVYASLDDVVGSQQMVAYFASFMMTWGTSAPSVLLDVLYNNNIAHEGRRVVLTSVAVPVANMMGVVSSNIFLNKDAPKYLPALITTACFGGVGGILTVVLGLYMMWDNKRRDKAQGVKVRPQDVPTEKLRDGPASPDFRWCL; this is encoded by the coding sequence ATGGCTGCAGTCTCGGACCCACGCGAGCTCTCGAAGCCACCTCAAACAGAAGAGGTAGACATGGAGAAGGACACAATAGCCAGCGGCAAGGCTGGCAGCATAAACGATGCCGAGATCATCCCCAATGACGCCTCTGGGCTCTTCAACATAGACAAACAGTCAGAGCGAGCTCTGGTGTGGAAGCTCGACCTGCGGCTGCTCCCGGTACTCTCCATCATGTACCTGTTCAACAGTCTCGACAAGTCGAACCTGGGCAACGCCAAGACCAACGGCCTCGAGAAGTCACTCGGACTCGAGGGGAACCAGTACAACATACTCCTGTCGGTCTTTTTCATCCCGTACGTGCTCACGGCCCCGTTCttgggcatcgcgggcaagAAGTGGGGTCCCAGCCGGGTGCTCCCCATCATGATGTTCTGCTTCGGTACCGCCACGTTGCTCGTTGTCGTCTGCCACAACTTCGGCGGCCTCTTTGCGCTGCGCTGGTTCCTGGGAATGAGCGAAAGTGCTTTTTTCCCGCTCGTCATCTACTACCAGACCATGTTTTACCGCCGTGGAGAACTCGCCCGTCGCCTCGCCATCTTCTACGCCGCCCAGAGCATCGCCTCTGCCTTTGGTGGCCTGCTGTCCTTTGGAGTATTCCAAATTAAGGGCGGCGCGCTCGAGTCCTGGCGCTATCTCTTCGTCATCGAGGGCGCATGCACcatcctcttctccatcttcGCCTACTGGTACCTGCCCCGCTCGGCCGGCGAGGCGCGTTTCCTGAACCCGGATGAGCGGCAGCTTGCCTACCACCGTATCCAGATGGACTCTTCTTCGGTGGTCAACGAGGAGCTCAACATCCGCGACTCGCTCAAGATCTTCAAACACTGGACCTCGTGGCTCATCCTGGCCATCCAGATGTGCCTCGGAGTGCCGCTGCAGTCGGTCCAGCTCTTCCTGCCCCAGATCGTGCAACGCCTTGGCTTCGGGCCGGCCAAGACCAACCTGTACACGGTGGCGCCCAACGTCACGGGTGCCGTCATGCTCCTGGTGCTCGCCTTCGCGTCCGACTACACCCGGCTGCGGTTCCCATTTGTTGCCCTCGGCTTTCTCTTCACCTTCATCGGCATGGCCGTCTACGCCAGCCTCGACGATGTCGTCGGCAGCCAGCAGATGGTGGCATACTTTGCCTCCTTCATGATGACTTGGGGAACCTCGGCGCCGTCGGTGCTGCTCGACGTCCTAtacaacaacaacatcgcCCACGAGGGTCGCCGTGTCGTCCTTACCAGTGTTGCGGTGCCTGTGGCCAACATGATGGGTGTGGTCAGCTCAAACATCTTCCTGAACAAGGACGCCCCCAAATACCTGCCTGCTCTGATCACCACAGCGTGCTTTGGCGGTGTCGGAGGCATCCTGACCGTCGTACTCGGATTGTACATGATGTGGGACAACAAGAGGAGggacaaggcgcagggcgTAAAGGTCAGGCCTCAGGATGTTCCTACTGAGAAGCTGAGGGACGGTCCTGCGTCGCCCGATTTCAGGTGGTGTTTGTAG
- a CDS encoding charged multivesicular body protein 3: METLKSLFVKPDPQAQMRKCNAMIRQNIRKLDRDIAQVKQVETKTKNLIVAADKRAARNPAQAAQAQKEVRAFARELVRARKTSARLVTSKAQLSSVQMQVNEAFAVRKIEGSIRASVGVMREVNSLVRLPELAGTMQQLSVELMKAGIIEEMVQESFPEADALAEYEEEAGEGEVDKVLGEILKDKTETTGKLPTAPVSQEPIPAKAQEDEEEEEDTQAMMDQMRNRLEALRS; encoded by the exons ATGGAGACTCTCAAGTCACTGTTTGTGAAGCCGGATCCGCAGGCACAG ATGCGAAAATGTAACGCCATGATCCGCCAAAACATCCGCAAGCTCGACCGCGACATCGCCCAGGTCAAGCAGGTCGAGACAAAGACCAAGAACCTGATCGTGGCCGCTGACAAGCGCGCCGCTCGCAACCCCGCCCAGGCTGCCCAGGCTCAGAAGGAGGTGCGGGCGTTTGCCCGCGAGCTCGTCCGCGCCCGCAAGACGTCGGCCCGCCTCGTCACGTCCAAGGCCCAGCTTTCGAGCGTCCAGATGCAGGTCAACGAGGCCTTTGCAGTGCGCAAGATCGAGGGCAGCATACGCGCCTCGGTTGGCGTCATGCGCGAGGTCAACTCACTGGTCCGTCTTCCCGAGCTGGCCGGCACCATGCAGCAGCTTTCGGTCGAGCTGATGAAGGCGGGCATCATCGAGGAGATGGTGCAGGAGTCCTTCCCCGAGGCGGACGCCCTGGCAGAgtacgaggaggaggccggAGAGGGCGAGGTCGACAAGGTCCTGGGCGAGATATTAAAAGACAAGACCGAAACCACTGGCAAGCTGCCCACGGCACCGGTGTCCCAGGAACCAATCCCCGCAAAGGCccaggaggatgaggaggaggaggaagacaCGCAGGCCATGATGGACCAGATGCGGAACAGGCTAGAGGCATTGCGGAGCTGA
- a CDS encoding FAD binding domain-containing protein: MFVSSALSLTLLAQAVAAVSQTCDYLKANTKVLVETDRFAIPKAPYSAELDEYWSKASADLKPSCIVYPTSAEEASQAIRALSIDGNNETFAIKSGGLSANDGFNSVKDGPLISTRRLTGVRYDADKGFVRVATGNRWTEVQKQLDPFNVTVAGARVGEVGVGGYMSGGGFSFHSPRYGWGVNSLTGVEIVLANGTIVTASKTEHANLFAAVKGGTNNFGLVTAYIMEAIPIGQVWGGLMAFTGGDDKADKMMAAIAKFTNEFPDHPKAGIIPTVQLVLSGLIELWVVFFFYDGPTVPAGVFDDFLALRPLLNTCKTQNFGDLLAGNSAIVLRGTRYKVATETAILPDNAQDSAKVMRAYYDHWAATSREYKGAFGLTSSMAIQSVPKAMAAAARARGGDLIDMDDDVNRLIYEYDLSYLFAWDDDLVHRATMDMTAGMKKLVDGFVADGTTPDAFRPLFANDVYRGQDYFSRLRPEKRELAAKVSRDVDPSGLFRTRTGGWKP, encoded by the exons ATGTTCGTCTCCTCAGCCCTGAGCCTGACGCTCCTTGCTCAGGCGGTCGCTGCTGTTTCGCAGACTTGTGACTACCTCAAGGCCAACACTAAGGTCCTGGTCGAGACGGACCGCTTCGCCATTCCCAAGGCACCCTACTCGGCCGAACTGGACGAGTACTGGTCCAAGGCATCTGCCGACCTTAAGCCCTCGTGCATTGTGTACCCGACCTCGGCTGAAGAGGCCAGCCAGGCCATTCGCGCCCTGAGCATCGATGGCAACAACGAAACGTTCGCTATAAAATCCGGCGGACTCAGCGCAAACGATGGGTTCAACAGTGTCAAGGACGGCCCTCTGATCTCCACTCGTCGCCTCACCGGTGTTCGCTACGATGCCGACAAGGGCTTCGTCCGTGTCGCAACCGGCAACCGGTGGACGGAGGTGCAGAAGCAGCTGGACCCCTTTAACGTCACTGTTGCTGGTGCTAGGGTTGGTGAGGTTGGTGTGGGTGGCTACATGTCTGGGG GGGGTTTCTCATTCCACAGCCCACGCTATGGCTGGGGAGTCAACTCACTCACCGGTGTGGAGATTGTTCTTGCCAACGGAACTATCGTCACCGCATCCAAGACGGAGCACGCCAATCTTTTCGCAGCTGTCAAGGGCGGCACCAATAATTTTGGCCTGGTGACTGCGTACATCATGGAAGCCATCCCGATCGGCCAGGTCTGGGGTGGCCTCATGGCTTTCACCGGTGGTGATGACAAGGCCGACAAGATGATGGCTGCCATTGCAAAGTTCACCAACGAATTCCCTGACCACCCCAAGGCCGGCATCATCCCTACGGTGCAGCTCGTCCTGTCAGGCCTGATCGAGCTCTGGGTGGTCTTCTTCTTTTACGATGGCCCTACcgttcccgccggcgtcttCGACGACTTCCTGGCTCTGAGGCCGTTGCTCAACACCTGTAAAACCCAGAACTTTGGTGACCTTTTGGCTGGCAACTCTGCCATCGTTCTCCGCGGAACCCGCTACAAGGTTGCCACAGAGACAGCCATCCTGCCTGACAACGCCCAGGACTCCGCCAAGGTGATGCGTGCTTATTACGACCACTGGGCCGCCACTTCCCGCGAATACAAGGGCGCCTTTGGCCTCACGtcatccatggccatccagtcGGTGCCGAAAGccatggctgctgctgcccgcgCGCGTGGCGGTGATCTGATTGACATGGACGACGATGTCAACCGCCTGATCTACGAGTACGATCTGTCCTACCTGTTCGCTTGGGACGATGATCTGGTCCACCGCGCCACCATGGACATGACGGCTGGCATGAAGAAGCTCGTGGACGGTTTCGTCGCTGACGGCACCACTCCTGATGCTTTTCGCCCCTTGTTCGCCAACGATGTTTACCGTGGTCAAGACTACTTTAGCCGTCTGCGGCCCGAGAAGCGCGAGCTTGCTGCTAAGGTCAGCCGTGACGTAGACCCATCAGGGTTGTTCCGCACAAGGACCGGTGGATGGAAGCCGTGA
- a CDS encoding 40S ribosomal protein S25, with the protein MAPAGGKGKKKWSKGKVKDKAQHAVLLDKTTSDKLYKDVQSYRLVTIATLVDRLKINGSLARQCLADLEEKGQIKPVVTHSKMKIYTRAVGAAE; encoded by the exons ATGGCTCCCGCTGGTGGCAAAGGAAAGAAGAAGTGGTCCAAGGGAAAGGTTAAGGACAAGGCCCAGCACGCCGTCCTCCTGGACAAGACCACCTCCGACAAGCTCTACAAGGACGTCCAGTCGTACCGCCTCGTCACCATTGCCACTCTCGTCGACAGGCTAAAGATCAACGGCTCGCTGGCTCGCCAGTGCCTTGCCGACCTGGAGGAGAAGGGCCAGATCAAGCCCGTGGTCACGCACAGCAAGATGAAGATCTACA CCCGGGCCGTTGGCGCTGCCGAATAA
- a CDS encoding 3-oxoacyl-[acyl-carrier-protein] reductase encodes MSVDNNLVGRLALITGASGGIGAAIAKDLWSHGSSLALTYWSSREKIDALVAELEKSSTRSNTRISVHRIDMGTPNDQDFDLLFQEIVQLQGQSPSILVANAGYGKRFTYIEDIELAEFDYMMRVNLRAPFILAKQCVPDMAKNKWGRLIFISSIAAYGGGINGPHYAASKGGVTSMMRNLSARYAKDGITANDVAPAMIGETGMIPNARAVEGTAGDVRNIPVGRLGAPQEVANAVTMLCRTGYLTGQSIVLSGGLR; translated from the exons ATGTCAGTCGACAACAACTTGGTCGGGAGGCTTGCCCTCATTACGGGTGCCTCTGGAGG AATCGGGGCTGCCATTGCCAAGGACCTCTGGTCCCACGGTTCCAGCCTAGCCCTTACCTATTGGAGCAGCCGCGAGAAGATCGATGCTCTCGTCGCCGAGTTGGAGAAATCGTCAACCAGATCCAACACCAGGATCTCGGTTCACCGCATCGACATGGGCACTCCCAACGACCAGGACTTTGACCTGCTCTTCCAGGAGATAGTCCAGCTACAGGGCCAGTCCCCCAGCATCCTCGTGGCCAACGCCGGGTACGGCAAGCGCTTCACATACATTGAGGACATTGAGCTGGCCGAGTTCGACTACATGATGCGCGTCAACCTCCGCGCCCCCTTCATCCTGGCCAAGCAGTGCGTGCCCGACATGGCCAAAAACAAGTGGGGCAGGCTCATCTTCATCTCCTCCATCGCGGCCTACGGCGGCGGTATCAACGGGCCTCACTACGCTGCCAGCAAGGGCGGAGTGACAAGCATGATGCGGAACCTGTCGGCCAGGTATGCCAAGGATGGCATCACGGCCAACGACGTCGCACCGGCCATGATTGGCGAGACGGGCATGATCCCAAACGCGAGGGCCGTGGAGGGCACCGCCGGAGACGTCAGGAATATCCCCGTTGGCAGGCTCGGGGCCCCGCAGGAGGTGGCCAACGCCGTAACGATGCTGTGTCGGACAGGTTACCTCACCGGCCAGAGCATAGTATTATCGGGAGGCTTGAGGTAA